A window of Halomonas sp. GFAJ-1 contains these coding sequences:
- a CDS encoding glycerophosphoryl diester phosphodiesterase → MMHPTINLPTLIAHRGYSAAAPENTLTAVRAAYDAGATWVELDVQLLGDGTPVIWHDSDVSRCSDGRGELAMITWQQVQHLDVGSWFGDGFSGEKMASLEAMLALLNELNMGVNLEIKVNKGRDPIALVDTVMPSVLAALPAERLIVSSFDPAALAHCRHFAPKEALALGVLFGSTPKEWRAQCEAVEAFSIHAHWPHLKRSQADAMRENGYQVLCYTPNDPSAFDSRWAWGVASAITDEPAAFQRYLNNQRQHG, encoded by the coding sequence ATGATGCATCCCACAATCAACTTGCCCACTCTTATTGCTCACCGTGGCTATTCAGCCGCGGCGCCAGAAAACACCTTAACGGCGGTTCGTGCCGCCTATGATGCAGGCGCCACCTGGGTAGAATTGGATGTTCAACTGCTTGGCGATGGTACACCGGTTATTTGGCACGATAGCGATGTTAGCCGCTGCTCCGACGGCCGTGGAGAGCTTGCCATGATAACCTGGCAGCAAGTCCAGCACTTAGACGTTGGCAGTTGGTTTGGCGATGGTTTTTCTGGGGAGAAAATGGCCAGCCTAGAGGCTATGCTTGCGCTACTTAACGAGCTAAACATGGGGGTGAATTTAGAGATTAAGGTCAATAAAGGCCGCGACCCCATCGCCCTCGTCGACACCGTAATGCCAAGTGTATTGGCGGCGTTACCCGCCGAGCGATTAATCGTCTCATCATTTGACCCCGCTGCCCTAGCCCACTGCCGCCATTTTGCGCCTAAAGAAGCGCTTGCGCTTGGGGTGCTGTTCGGTAGCACACCAAAAGAGTGGCGCGCCCAATGCGAAGCGGTAGAAGCCTTTAGCATTCATGCGCACTGGCCGCATTTAAAGCGCTCCCAGGCCGACGCCATGCGAGAAAATGGCTATCAAGTTTTGTGTTACACACCCAACGACCCCAGTGCTTTTGATAGCCGCTGGGCATGGGGGGTCGCCAGCGCTATTACCGATGAACCCGCCGCCTTCCAGCGCTACCTTAATAACCAACGCCAGCACGGCTAA
- a CDS encoding deoxyribonuclease IV — MKYLGAHVSAAGGADQAVTRAVEIGATAFALFTKNQRQWKGKPLTDEAISAFKQACKRHGFGPEQILPHDSYLINLGHPETEGLEKSRAAFLDEMQRCEQLGLTLLNFHPGSHLNKISESDCLKRIAESLNEALSHTQGVTAVIENTAGQGTNLGWRFEHLAEIIEHVDDKTRVGVCIDTCHAFAAGYDLRTADATQDTLNELGKVVGFEFLRGMHLNDAKSTFASRVDRHHSLGKGNIGLAAFTTIMQDARISGIPMILETVEPDIWADELNWLRAQAPEAAPGR; from the coding sequence ATGAAATACCTAGGCGCCCACGTCAGTGCCGCAGGCGGTGCTGACCAAGCCGTTACCCGTGCCGTGGAAATCGGTGCAACGGCGTTTGCTCTGTTCACTAAAAATCAGCGTCAGTGGAAAGGCAAACCGCTTACCGACGAAGCCATTTCGGCGTTTAAGCAAGCCTGCAAAAGGCACGGCTTTGGCCCCGAGCAAATTTTGCCCCACGACAGCTACCTGATTAACCTTGGCCACCCAGAAACAGAGGGGCTGGAAAAATCCCGCGCTGCGTTTTTAGACGAAATGCAGCGTTGTGAGCAGTTGGGACTCACGCTGCTCAATTTTCACCCCGGCAGCCATTTAAATAAGATCAGCGAGTCCGATTGCCTCAAGCGGATTGCTGAGTCGCTCAACGAAGCGCTAAGCCATACTCAAGGCGTCACAGCAGTCATCGAGAACACCGCAGGCCAAGGTACTAACCTTGGCTGGCGTTTCGAGCATCTCGCGGAAATTATCGAACACGTCGACGATAAAACCCGGGTTGGCGTCTGTATTGATACTTGCCACGCCTTCGCGGCAGGCTATGACTTACGCACCGCGGACGCCACCCAAGATACGCTGAATGAGCTTGGCAAGGTGGTGGGTTTTGAGTTTTTGCGGGGTATGCACCTCAACGATGCCAAAAGCACCTTTGCCAGCCGCGTTGACCGCCACCACAGCCTAGGGAAAGGCAATATCGGATTAGCTGCGTTTACCACTATCATGCAAGACGCACGCATTAGCGGCATTCCCATGATCTTAGAAACTGTTGAACCTGACATTTGGGCCGATGAGCTTAACTGGCTGCGCGCTCAGGCGCCGGAAGCGGCCCCAGGTAGATAG